In Paenibacillus sonchi, a single genomic region encodes these proteins:
- a CDS encoding DUF1048 domain-containing protein, translating to MNFWEKITGSDMTKEFKTFETRAKKLPADYQAAWEKINANLWPHSDFTGRNLLPILDGVLGLLEETAADGQSVQEVLGDDIKGFCSALAGEEGAKSYRDKWREQLNNNIAKKLGK from the coding sequence ATGAACTTTTGGGAAAAAATCACCGGCAGCGACATGACTAAAGAATTCAAAACTTTTGAAACGCGAGCCAAAAAGCTGCCGGCTGATTATCAAGCGGCATGGGAAAAAATTAATGCCAATCTTTGGCCGCATTCAGATTTTACCGGTCGCAACCTCTTGCCAATTCTTGACGGTGTGCTTGGTCTGCTAGAAGAAACGGCGGCGGACGGTCAAAGTGTCCAAGAGGTTTTAGGCGACGATATCAAAGGCTTCTGTTCAGCGCTGGCCGGCGAAGAAGGGGCAAAGTCGTATCGCGACAAGTGGCGTGAGCAACTCAACAATAATATTGCTAAAAAATTAGGTAAATAG
- a CDS encoding TVP38/TMEM64 family protein has product MLIQRIAAGVLYFVLFVLIFIYRGEIMPWLKDLDSSSWPIILLISVMLGMVPVIPFALVSSILGVKYGLWGGSGMSVIASSLAAIFAYWIFGQGGAGGGKQSSINRINTWNERIRNHTFFFVLIGRMLPFIPAVFINGYAGLFKIPFAPFLTATVIGKIPMMLVFAYVGVSVTSGSLYWVPLLLIYSGFLGVIYMIYKRLFSQTT; this is encoded by the coding sequence ATGCTTATCCAAAGAATAGCTGCTGGTGTTTTATATTTTGTTTTGTTTGTACTTATTTTCATATACAGGGGTGAAATTATGCCATGGCTGAAGGATCTGGATTCAAGCAGCTGGCCAATCATCCTGCTGATCTCTGTTATGCTTGGAATGGTTCCCGTTATCCCCTTTGCTTTGGTATCGAGCATATTAGGAGTCAAATACGGACTATGGGGAGGAAGTGGCATGAGCGTCATCGCCTCATCACTTGCTGCCATTTTCGCCTACTGGATTTTTGGGCAAGGAGGAGCTGGTGGAGGGAAACAGAGTTCCATAAATAGGATTAACACATGGAATGAACGTATACGAAACCATACCTTCTTTTTCGTTCTGATCGGGCGTATGCTACCTTTTATCCCTGCTGTTTTCATCAATGGATATGCGGGGTTGTTTAAAATCCCGTTCGCTCCGTTTTTAACGGCCACTGTCATTGGTAAAATTCCGATGATGCTTGTGTTTGCCTATGTTGGTGTTTCCGTAACTTCCGGTTCGCTTTATTGGGTTCCCTTGCTTCTAATCTATAGCGGATTTTTAGGTGTAATTTACATGATCTATAAACGTCTGTTTTCTCAAACAACTTGA
- a CDS encoding ABC transporter permease, with product MEAAKKHFFSDMNVMLGRSMRHIFRSLDTIFTVCITPIAMMLLFVYVFGGAIETGTDNYVNYLLPGILLMAIASGVAYVAYRLFMDKQRGIIDERFHSMPIARSTVLWGHVLTSVVSNVISIVVIILVALIMGFRSSAGVLSWLAVAGILVLFTLSLTWVAAIAGLSAKTMEGASAFSYPLIFLPFISSAFVPTDSMPKVVRVFAENQPVTSIVETIRALLSSQPVGNDIWVALAWCLGIMIVAYLFAMHAYKRNAA from the coding sequence ATGGAGGCGGCAAAAAAACATTTTTTCAGCGACATGAACGTTATGCTTGGTCGTTCCATGCGTCATATTTTCCGCAGTCTGGATACCATCTTCACGGTCTGTATCACTCCGATTGCAATGATGCTGCTGTTCGTCTATGTGTTTGGCGGCGCAATCGAAACGGGTACGGATAACTATGTGAACTATCTGTTGCCTGGCATACTACTTATGGCTATTGCCAGCGGGGTGGCCTACGTGGCTTACCGCCTGTTTATGGATAAGCAACGGGGCATCATTGATGAGCGGTTCCACTCCATGCCGATTGCGCGTTCGACTGTGCTGTGGGGGCATGTGCTAACCTCGGTAGTATCCAACGTCATTTCTATTGTGGTCATCATTCTCGTAGCACTTATTATGGGCTTTCGCTCGTCGGCAGGGGTACTGTCCTGGCTTGCCGTAGCCGGTATACTCGTGTTGTTTACGCTGTCTTTGACTTGGGTTGCGGCCATTGCCGGACTGTCCGCAAAAACGATGGAAGGTGCAAGCGCCTTTTCCTATCCATTAATCTTCCTGCCGTTTATCAGCTCGGCATTTGTACCGACTGACTCGATGCCGAAAGTTGTTCGCGTCTTTGCCGAAAACCAGCCGGTGACGTCTATCGTAGAGACCATCCGTGCACTATTGTCAAGTCAACCGGTAGGCAATGATATCTGGGTCGCTTTAGCGTGGTGCTTAGGGATAATGATCGTCGCATATCTATTTGCGATGCACGCATACAAACGGAATGCAGCTTAA
- a CDS encoding MATE family efflux transporter, producing MSIYQGVWKGSIDVAKTIEIADTTPKEKIRIILALGVPAMIENLLQTVVGFVDTLFVSKIGLNEVTAVGVSNTILNVYIAIFLAIGVGTSSMIAKRVGAGKIEEARQIARQSTWLSIIAGLLFGIITLFFAEPLLRIMGAEPEVLSSGVVYFRIVAVPSIFISVMTVFGSILRSAGDTKTPMKVGIWINLVHIILDYVLIFGISGIPGLGIAGAALATVLVRIIGCFALYKYIRKSPLSFSLFKKDGNEFTKPLLKLSGPAAAERLIMRLGQVLYMGLIVRIGTEVYAAHTIAGNIEIFSYMPGYGLAIAATTLVGQYLGANRHRDAYQFGIYTSAVAVVFMGIAGVLLFVLAPIAAAWFTGEQGVIDMVTTALRIDAFAQPFLAVGLVLAGALQGAGDTKSPMYSTAIGMWLIRVIGVYVLGIQLDLGIAGIWLSIAIDLAIRAVFLFYRFRKTVGSMPEAVSE from the coding sequence ATGTCTATATACCAAGGAGTATGGAAAGGATCGATTGATGTGGCAAAGACAATAGAAATTGCAGATACCACTCCAAAAGAAAAAATACGGATTATTTTAGCACTCGGTGTTCCTGCTATGATTGAAAATCTTCTTCAAACAGTAGTTGGTTTTGTGGATACCTTATTTGTTTCGAAAATTGGTTTGAACGAGGTCACGGCAGTAGGCGTATCCAACACGATACTCAATGTTTATATCGCGATCTTCCTCGCTATTGGTGTCGGGACTTCTTCGATGATTGCCAAGCGGGTCGGTGCCGGAAAAATAGAAGAGGCCAGGCAGATTGCCCGGCAATCAACATGGCTCTCTATCATCGCCGGACTTTTGTTCGGCATCATCACCCTGTTTTTTGCCGAACCTCTGCTGCGCATCATGGGCGCTGAACCGGAAGTGTTAAGCAGTGGAGTGGTTTATTTTAGAATTGTCGCTGTTCCATCAATTTTTATTTCAGTGATGACCGTGTTTGGCAGTATATTACGCTCTGCCGGTGATACCAAAACACCGATGAAAGTAGGGATATGGATCAATTTGGTACATATTATTCTGGACTATGTACTGATCTTCGGAATATCCGGTATCCCGGGCTTGGGGATTGCCGGGGCTGCATTAGCCACAGTACTGGTACGTATAATCGGCTGTTTTGCGCTGTACAAGTATATCCGGAAGTCGCCGCTCTCCTTTTCACTCTTCAAAAAAGATGGGAATGAATTTACAAAACCGCTCCTAAAACTCTCCGGGCCAGCTGCCGCAGAACGCTTAATTATGCGGCTGGGTCAGGTTTTATATATGGGGCTGATCGTCAGAATTGGAACTGAAGTGTACGCAGCGCATACGATAGCCGGGAACATTGAGATTTTTTCATATATGCCGGGTTATGGATTGGCGATTGCTGCGACAACTTTAGTCGGACAATACCTGGGAGCGAACCGGCACCGGGACGCATACCAGTTTGGAATATATACTTCTGCTGTTGCGGTTGTCTTCATGGGAATAGCGGGTGTCCTGCTGTTTGTACTTGCTCCGATTGCCGCAGCATGGTTCACCGGCGAGCAGGGAGTGATAGATATGGTTACTACAGCTCTTAGAATTGATGCATTCGCTCAACCATTTTTGGCGGTAGGACTGGTCTTGGCGGGAGCACTTCAAGGTGCTGGAGATACGAAAAGTCCAATGTACAGCACTGCCATCGGGATGTGGCTGATCCGGGTAATCGGGGTCTATGTACTTGGTATTCAGCTTGATTTGGGCATCGCGGGAATTTGGTTGTCAATAGCCATTGATCTGGCAATCAGAGCCGTCTTTTTGTTTTACCGGTTCAGAAAGACGGTTGGTTCCATGCCAGAGGCTGTTTCCGAGTAA
- a CDS encoding LysR family transcriptional regulator translates to MNISQLILFVKIVETGSFTKAGEQLHMSQPAVSRAISTLESELGVTLMIRERRNGVIHLTDIGARLLVIFREILNGFNKVEQEVTAEKGFEVGTVRVGVFPIVSAYFLPKILRIIGEKHPGLTFELFEGTIEEIKNWLESRIIDVGWIIPPCNELETIPFFRDELCLVHRDDHPLQSRQTIHITDLDNEPMIVCQGGFVTPIIELFKEFGTTLHAKYNGHNINTALSMIQEGLGVSIVSRTSLSLSSLPPNVRIRTIDPQPVREIHLAVPSLKESSHGVKLFIQTARELYLSGDRIQ, encoded by the coding sequence ATGAATATTTCTCAACTCATATTGTTTGTGAAGATCGTCGAGACCGGTAGCTTTACCAAGGCTGGGGAACAACTGCATATGTCGCAACCTGCTGTAAGCCGCGCCATCTCTACACTTGAATCAGAATTAGGAGTTACTCTCATGATACGGGAACGAAGAAACGGGGTTATTCATCTTACCGATATTGGCGCGCGCCTGCTTGTCATATTCAGAGAGATTTTAAATGGATTTAATAAGGTTGAGCAGGAGGTTACCGCTGAAAAAGGATTTGAAGTTGGCACCGTTCGTGTTGGTGTATTCCCAATTGTGTCCGCGTACTTCTTGCCGAAAATACTGCGAATCATTGGGGAGAAACATCCGGGGCTGACATTCGAACTGTTTGAAGGGACAATCGAAGAGATTAAAAATTGGCTAGAATCCAGAATAATCGATGTCGGATGGATTATTCCGCCATGCAACGAACTTGAAACGATTCCTTTCTTTCGTGATGAATTATGTCTGGTCCACCGGGATGATCATCCATTGCAAAGTCGTCAAACAATTCATATAACGGATTTAGATAATGAGCCTATGATTGTGTGCCAAGGTGGTTTTGTAACGCCGATTATCGAGTTATTCAAAGAATTCGGAACCACTTTGCACGCCAAATATAACGGCCACAACATAAACACGGCGTTGAGTATGATTCAAGAAGGGCTTGGCGTCTCGATCGTTTCGAGAACATCTTTGTCACTATCGTCACTACCGCCAAATGTCCGCATCAGGACAATTGATCCGCAACCCGTTAGAGAGATTCACCTGGCTGTTCCTTCTTTAAAGGAGTCCTCGCACGGGGTGAAACTCTTCATTCAGACTGCAAGAGAGCTGTATTTATCTGGGGATCGGATCCAATAA
- a CDS encoding ABC transporter ATP-binding protein, translated as MGKAIEVKGLRKSFKDTEVLKGVDFEVKRGEIFALLGSNGAGKTTIVRILTTLLKQDKGTATVNGFDIASKPGNVRHAISLTGQFAAVDEILTGRENLIMIAKLRHLDHPRQIADDLLKRFGLTDAADRKPSTYSGGMRRRLDIALSLVGKPQIIFLDEPTTGLDPEARIEVWKIVKELADGGTTVFLTTQYLEEAEQLADRIAILHEGRIIASGTLAELKKLFPSAKVEYVEKQPTLEEIFLAIIGKKEAI; from the coding sequence ATGGGAAAAGCAATTGAAGTGAAAGGTCTGCGAAAGTCTTTCAAGGACACAGAAGTCCTAAAGGGCGTCGATTTTGAAGTGAAGCGAGGTGAGATTTTCGCTCTGCTTGGTTCTAACGGCGCGGGCAAGACGACGATTGTCAGAATCCTCACCACGCTGCTCAAACAGGACAAGGGCACCGCCACCGTAAACGGATTTGACATAGCGTCAAAACCCGGGAATGTGCGGCATGCGATCAGTCTGACCGGGCAATTTGCCGCCGTAGACGAGATATTGACCGGGCGGGAAAATCTGATCATGATTGCCAAGCTGCGGCATCTGGATCATCCGCGTCAAATTGCGGACGATTTGCTGAAACGTTTCGGCTTAACCGATGCGGCCGACCGTAAGCCATCTACTTATTCGGGTGGTATGCGCCGTAGGCTCGACATCGCCTTAAGCCTTGTGGGAAAACCGCAGATTATTTTCCTCGACGAGCCAACCACCGGGCTTGACCCCGAGGCACGTATCGAGGTTTGGAAAATTGTAAAGGAGCTTGCGGACGGCGGCACTACGGTATTCCTGACCACGCAGTATTTAGAGGAAGCCGAGCAGCTTGCCGACCGGATTGCCATTCTGCACGAGGGCAGGATTATCGCCAGCGGTACGCTCGCAGAACTGAAAAAGCTGTTTCCATCCGCAAAGGTGGAGTACGTTGAAAAACAGCCGACACTAGAGGAAATATTTCTTGCAATCATCGGTAAAAAGGAGGCCATCTAA
- the glmM gene encoding phosphoglucosamine mutase, whose product MGKYFGTDGVRGVANRELTAEMAYSIGRCGGYVLAGNVEKPKVVIGMDTRISGPLLESALVAGLLSIGARVIRLGIVSTPAVAYITRLLKADAGVMISASHNPVEDNGIKFFGGDGFKLTDETELRIEELMDAEIDELPRPVGAGLGTVSLDNDAKYLYLDYLKTTISHSFAGLKVVLDCAHGAAYELAPRLFRELGAEVIAIGSEPDGLNINDGFGSTHPETLREEVLRQGADLGLAFDGDADRLIAIDENGDEVDGDFILCICGDAMNRAGKLKDGTIVSTVMSNIGFYKATEQLALNTAKTAVGDRYVMEEMRRGGYNLGGEQSGHVIFLDYNTTGDGILTAIQLVDTMKSSGKKLSALKSMMTKYPQVLVNVRVQDKTNYPNNPAIEAAIQEVEGKLGDNGRVLVRPSGTEPLIRVMAEGPDKAELDLYVGHIVDVVQRELV is encoded by the coding sequence ATGGGTAAGTATTTTGGAACAGATGGCGTGCGCGGAGTTGCAAACCGTGAATTAACTGCAGAAATGGCCTATAGCATCGGCCGCTGCGGAGGATATGTATTGGCAGGAAATGTGGAGAAGCCTAAGGTGGTTATAGGCATGGACACGCGGATTTCGGGTCCACTGCTGGAATCGGCGCTTGTAGCGGGCCTGTTGTCCATTGGGGCCCGGGTCATTCGTCTGGGTATCGTAAGCACGCCTGCGGTGGCTTATATCACCAGATTGCTGAAGGCTGATGCGGGAGTGATGATTTCTGCTTCGCATAATCCGGTTGAAGACAACGGGATTAAGTTTTTTGGCGGAGACGGCTTCAAGCTGACAGATGAAACCGAGCTGCGGATTGAAGAGCTGATGGATGCCGAAATCGATGAATTGCCGCGCCCTGTAGGTGCGGGTCTGGGGACAGTAAGCCTAGATAATGATGCAAAATATTTATATTTGGACTATCTTAAAACAACGATTTCCCATAGCTTCGCTGGACTTAAGGTGGTACTGGACTGCGCTCATGGAGCAGCCTATGAACTCGCGCCGCGCTTGTTCAGAGAGCTGGGGGCGGAAGTGATTGCCATCGGTTCGGAACCGGATGGACTGAACATTAATGACGGCTTTGGCTCCACACATCCGGAGACGCTGCGCGAGGAAGTTCTGCGTCAGGGCGCGGATCTGGGACTTGCTTTTGACGGGGATGCTGACCGCTTGATTGCCATTGATGAGAATGGTGACGAAGTCGACGGAGACTTTATCCTCTGCATTTGCGGGGATGCAATGAACCGTGCCGGCAAGCTTAAGGATGGCACCATTGTATCCACAGTAATGAGCAATATCGGGTTCTACAAAGCGACAGAGCAATTGGCGCTGAACACGGCAAAAACCGCAGTCGGTGACCGCTACGTAATGGAAGAAATGCGCCGGGGTGGATATAATTTGGGCGGGGAACAGTCCGGTCATGTTATTTTCCTGGATTACAACACCACAGGTGACGGTATTCTGACCGCGATCCAGCTGGTGGACACAATGAAGTCATCGGGCAAGAAGCTCAGTGCGCTGAAATCGATGATGACCAAATATCCGCAGGTGCTGGTGAATGTTCGCGTACAGGATAAGACCAACTATCCGAACAATCCGGCGATTGAAGCGGCTATTCAGGAAGTGGAAGGCAAGCTCGGCGATAATGGCCGTGTGCTGGTGCGTCCTTCCGGTACAGAGCCGTTGATCCGCGTGATGGCGGAAGGTCCGGATAAGGCGGAGCTGGATCTTTATGTTGGTCACATTGTTGATGTTGTTCAGCGTGAACTGGTGTAA
- a CDS encoding DMT family transporter — protein sequence MQLSKAHTFLLLTFLVAMWGVNWPLSKYALEFATPLLFAGLRITIGGFILLLFAIPRYKYINLKDTWHIYLISALLNIILFFGFQTFGLNMMPAGLFSTIVFMQPVLLGIGAWLWLGESMNGFKIVGLILGFIGVAVISITDGSSNISILGILLGLASTITWTFGTIYMKKTSTKVDAIWLTTLQMIFGGIVLLIAGTTVENWTDIIWNQQFISTLSIIAIFCTALTWLVFFLLVRSGEAGKIGSFNFLVPLIAIVISVFFLGETITTKMVVGLVLIILGIGLVNFKMKSLQKHSNMHRG from the coding sequence ATGCAGCTTTCAAAAGCACATACTTTTTTGCTTTTAACGTTTTTAGTAGCAATGTGGGGGGTGAACTGGCCGTTATCTAAATATGCGCTCGAATTTGCAACACCATTGCTCTTCGCCGGTTTGAGGATCACGATCGGAGGTTTCATTTTGCTTCTGTTCGCTATACCACGTTATAAATACATTAATTTGAAGGATACTTGGCATATTTACCTGATCTCCGCATTGCTAAATATTATTCTCTTTTTCGGCTTTCAAACGTTTGGACTGAATATGATGCCTGCCGGTTTATTTTCGACGATCGTGTTTATGCAACCCGTTTTACTTGGAATCGGAGCTTGGTTGTGGTTGGGTGAATCCATGAACGGTTTCAAAATAGTTGGCCTTATTCTAGGCTTCATAGGAGTTGCTGTTATCAGCATAACTGATGGCTCTAGTAATATTTCGATCCTTGGCATCTTGCTTGGTTTAGCCAGCACAATTACTTGGACATTCGGTACGATTTATATGAAGAAAACATCCACTAAAGTCGATGCGATCTGGTTGACTACTCTTCAGATGATCTTTGGTGGAATTGTATTGTTAATTGCGGGGACAACCGTTGAGAATTGGACGGATATCATTTGGAATCAGCAATTCATCTCGACATTGTCGATTATTGCGATCTTCTGTACGGCGCTAACCTGGCTTGTTTTCTTTTTGCTTGTCAGATCAGGCGAAGCCGGAAAAATCGGATCGTTTAACTTTCTGGTCCCACTCATTGCAATAGTGATCAGCGTTTTCTTTTTGGGAGAAACGATTACTACGAAGATGGTGGTGGGACTTGTTCTAATTATCTTAGGTATTGGACTGGTAAATTTCAAAATGAAATCACTGCAAAAGCATAGCAATATGCACAGGGGATAA
- a CDS encoding PhzF family phenazine biosynthesis protein produces MDEVQPNFDAITAISEKYDVVGYHLFTLDTPDGAAAECRNFAPLYDVSEESATGTSNGALLSYLYQHGQRSLREVEHVMFRQGYSMDCPSEIKARLRLSESGEINQVRVGGAVAGIERRHIII; encoded by the coding sequence TTGGATGAGGTTCAGCCAAATTTTGACGCCATAACCGCCATCAGTGAAAAATATGATGTGGTTGGATATCATTTGTTCACGTTGGATACTCCAGACGGTGCTGCTGCGGAATGCCGGAATTTTGCGCCGCTGTACGATGTTTCCGAGGAAAGCGCGACAGGAACATCCAACGGTGCCCTGCTCAGCTATTTGTACCAACATGGCCAACGATCTTTGCGGGAAGTGGAGCATGTCATGTTCAGGCAAGGGTATTCGATGGATTGTCCTTCAGAAATCAAGGCACGATTGCGCCTGAGCGAGAGCGGTGAAATCAACCAAGTTCGGGTTGGCGGTGCAGTGGCTGGCATTGAACGAAGACATATCATCATATAA
- the glmS gene encoding glutamine--fructose-6-phosphate transaminase (isomerizing), producing MCGIVGYIGNQNSQGILVEGLKKLEYRGYDSAGIAVFTKEGLQVVKAQGRMANLESRLEATPLTGSAGIGHTRWATHGKPSDENSHPHTDESKKFSVVHNGIVENYLDLKEELIAGGCHFTSETDTEVISHLIAREYNGDIVKAVQKAITFMRGAFALGVLTEYEPDKLVAVRQASPLIIGLGEGENFIGSDIPALLEYTRNVYILNDGEMAVLTRDAVELMTIEGNFISREMITVDWDAVTAEKGGYEHFMLKEIHEQPKAYRDTMRGRTNAEGSKVILPELNLTEEQIKNIRNIQIVACGTAYNAGLVGRNLIESLVRIPVENDIASEYRYRSPIVTPETLVIVVSQSGETADTLAALREGQANGAHVLAITNVVGSSIAREANDVLVTLAGPEIAVASTKAYTSQIIAFTLLGLYLAEVRGTQSEAQVAEILAAMQSLPEQVEQILAQKEAIKTYAEQIADHKHLFFIGRGVDYAVAQEGSLKLKEISYIHSEAYAAGELKHGTLALIEEGVPVIALATQESVLEKTVSNIKEVKARGADVLAITHEEHVTDLLKSVDQAFVIPKTLPLLTAALSVVTLQLLAYYASLALGHDVDKPRNLAKSVTVE from the coding sequence ATGTGTGGTATTGTAGGATATATCGGGAATCAGAATTCGCAGGGGATCTTGGTAGAGGGCTTGAAGAAGCTGGAGTATCGCGGTTATGATTCGGCAGGGATTGCCGTATTTACCAAAGAGGGCCTTCAGGTTGTAAAAGCACAAGGCCGTATGGCGAACCTGGAATCCAGACTGGAAGCAACTCCACTTACCGGCAGCGCCGGAATCGGGCATACACGGTGGGCGACGCATGGTAAACCTTCCGATGAGAACTCCCACCCGCACACCGACGAGAGCAAGAAGTTCTCGGTCGTACACAACGGGATTGTGGAGAACTACCTTGACCTTAAGGAAGAACTGATTGCCGGGGGATGCCACTTTACTTCCGAAACGGATACGGAGGTGATTTCCCACCTGATCGCCCGCGAATACAATGGTGATATCGTAAAAGCTGTACAAAAAGCGATCACCTTCATGCGCGGTGCATTTGCACTGGGAGTTCTTACTGAATATGAGCCCGACAAACTGGTGGCTGTGCGTCAAGCAAGCCCGCTAATCATTGGTCTGGGCGAAGGCGAAAACTTTATCGGGTCCGACATTCCTGCTTTGCTGGAATATACCCGCAACGTATATATTTTGAACGACGGCGAAATGGCTGTACTGACACGGGATGCTGTCGAATTGATGACGATTGAAGGCAACTTTATTTCTCGGGAAATGATTACTGTCGATTGGGATGCAGTTACCGCAGAAAAAGGCGGCTATGAGCATTTCATGCTGAAAGAAATCCACGAGCAGCCAAAAGCATACCGCGATACGATGCGTGGACGTACGAATGCTGAAGGCAGCAAAGTGATTCTGCCAGAGCTTAACCTGACGGAAGAGCAGATCAAGAACATCCGCAACATCCAGATCGTTGCCTGTGGTACGGCTTATAATGCCGGACTTGTTGGACGCAATCTGATCGAGTCCCTGGTACGTATTCCTGTAGAAAATGATATCGCTTCGGAATACCGTTACCGTTCGCCGATCGTTACACCGGAAACCCTGGTTATCGTAGTTAGCCAATCCGGCGAAACTGCGGATACACTGGCAGCGCTGCGCGAAGGGCAAGCGAACGGTGCGCATGTACTGGCAATTACTAACGTAGTGGGCAGCTCCATTGCCCGTGAAGCTAATGATGTGCTGGTAACCCTGGCTGGACCGGAAATTGCCGTAGCTTCCACCAAAGCCTACACTTCACAGATTATCGCATTCACGCTGCTTGGTCTGTATCTGGCTGAAGTGCGCGGTACTCAGAGCGAAGCACAGGTCGCTGAGATTTTGGCCGCTATGCAATCCCTGCCAGAGCAGGTAGAACAAATTCTCGCCCAAAAAGAAGCGATCAAAACCTACGCTGAGCAGATTGCTGATCATAAGCACCTGTTCTTCATTGGCCGCGGCGTTGATTACGCTGTTGCTCAGGAAGGCTCGCTGAAGCTGAAAGAAATCTCCTATATTCACTCCGAAGCTTACGCTGCGGGCGAATTGAAGCACGGCACCCTGGCGCTGATCGAAGAGGGCGTTCCGGTGATTGCCCTGGCCACCCAGGAATCCGTTCTGGAGAAAACCGTCAGCAACATCAAGGAAGTAAAAGCCCGCGGCGCAGACGTCCTGGCGATTACGCACGAAGAGCATGTTACCGACCTGTTGAAATCCGTCGATCAAGCCTTCGTGATTCCTAAGACCCTGCCGCTGCTGACCGCTGCATTGTCCGTAGTTACGCTGCAATTGCTCGCCTACTACGCTTCGCTGGCCCTGGGCCACGATGTCGATAAACCACGAAACCTGGCGAAAAGCGTTACGGTGGAGTAA
- a CDS encoding PadR family transcriptional regulator, which produces MLKGVLEGCVLEIISRKETYGYEITRRLNALGFTDVVEGTVYTILIRLEKNKLVEITKKPSDMGPPRKFFAINDAGREELRRFWEKWEFVSSKINELKERK; this is translated from the coding sequence ATGCTCAAAGGCGTGCTTGAGGGCTGTGTCCTTGAAATTATAAGCCGCAAAGAAACCTACGGCTACGAAATCACGCGGCGGCTGAACGCCCTCGGCTTCACAGATGTTGTGGAGGGAACGGTGTACACCATCCTGATCCGGCTTGAAAAAAACAAGTTGGTGGAGATCACAAAGAAGCCATCCGATATGGGACCGCCGCGAAAGTTTTTCGCGATCAACGATGCGGGGCGCGAGGAGCTGCGGAGGTTCTGGGAAAAATGGGAGTTCGTATCATCAAAAATTAACGAGTTAAAGGAGAGAAAATAA